In Panacibacter ginsenosidivorans, the following proteins share a genomic window:
- a CDS encoding globin domain-containing protein has product MTNNQIQIVKKTWSIVAKLDPSVAGTLFYTRLFAGSPEIKSMFKKPIQEQSAKLISMINYAVSKLDRPATMLKDVAKLARRHVEYGVQPGHYLLVGNALIWTLAQALDEHWTEETRMAWASCYTLLSNTMIEAAYRNLSSEAA; this is encoded by the coding sequence ATGACAAATAATCAAATTCAGATCGTAAAAAAAACATGGAGCATAGTAGCTAAGCTAGATCCTTCCGTTGCAGGCACGTTATTTTATACACGCCTTTTTGCAGGCAGCCCCGAAATAAAAAGTATGTTCAAAAAACCCATACAAGAGCAATCTGCAAAGCTTATTAGCATGATTAACTATGCAGTTAGCAAACTTGACAGGCCTGCCACGATGCTGAAAGATGTGGCAAAACTGGCAAGACGCCATGTGGAATATGGTGTACAACCAGGCCACTACTTATTAGTAGGCAACGCTTTGATATGGACATTGGCCCAGGCACTTGATGAACATTGGACAGAGGAAACAAGAATGGCATGGGCCAGTTGCTACACTTTGCTGTCCAATACAATGATAGAAGCCGCTTACAGAAATCTGAGCTCCGAAGCTGCATAA
- a CDS encoding sugar phosphate isomerase/epimerase family protein, translated as MRNLVTGLMGLLSLSFAIGCGSGSGTSDTKDTTVAAPDTTNSFDIASNWKIGIQTWTFNHFTLAQALDKVDSAGVKDIECYWGQPLGADMKGEFGIKMSNDAKDKLKQLLQSKGIQIVAMGVISPDNKDQWIKAFDLAKEFGLSYITAEPKKDQWDMIDSLAGAYGIKIAIHEHGNPNPYWSPDSVLAAIKGHANIGACADVGHWERSGLDPVDCLKKLEGHVYGVHLKDIKVFNDVNAEDTVVGKGVIKFEPIFAELKRQQFHGMISIEHESNWLHNLPDVIETVKFYNDQVAKLK; from the coding sequence ATGAGAAATTTAGTTACGGGCTTAATGGGGTTATTATCTCTTTCGTTTGCCATTGGTTGTGGAAGTGGTTCCGGCACGTCAGATACAAAAGACACAACAGTTGCCGCACCAGACACAACAAATTCTTTTGACATTGCTTCCAACTGGAAGATTGGTATTCAAACATGGACCTTCAATCATTTTACACTTGCACAGGCTTTAGACAAAGTTGACAGTGCTGGCGTAAAAGATATAGAGTGCTATTGGGGTCAGCCCTTAGGTGCGGATATGAAAGGGGAGTTTGGTATAAAAATGAGCAATGATGCAAAAGACAAACTAAAACAATTGCTGCAGTCAAAAGGCATACAGATCGTGGCAATGGGTGTTATCTCTCCGGATAATAAAGACCAATGGATCAAAGCATTTGATCTTGCAAAAGAATTTGGTTTGAGTTATATAACTGCAGAGCCAAAGAAAGACCAGTGGGATATGATCGATAGTTTAGCTGGTGCATACGGAATAAAAATTGCTATTCATGAGCATGGAAATCCAAATCCTTACTGGAGCCCTGATTCTGTTTTGGCTGCAATAAAAGGCCATGCAAATATTGGCGCCTGTGCAGATGTTGGTCATTGGGAACGTAGCGGCCTCGATCCTGTTGATTGTTTGAAGAAATTGGAAGGTCATGTTTATGGCGTGCATTTGAAAGATATTAAAGTGTTTAACGATGTAAATGCGGAAGACACCGTCGTTGGCAAAGGAGTAATAAAGTTCGAGCCAATTTTTGCAGAACTTAAACGCCAGCAGTTTCATGGGATGATCTCTATAGAGCATGAATCTAACTGGTTGCACAACCTGCCCGATGTTATTGAAACAGTAAAATTTTATAACGACCAGGTTGCAAAACTTAAATAG
- a CDS encoding enoyl-CoA hydratase/isomerase family protein translates to MYQTLLTSIENGICIITINRPDKLNALNKTVMEEINTAVDEVYSNASIKAAIITGSGPKSFVAGADISEFIGLSVEEGKALAKKGQDIFFKIEHSAKPIIACVNGFALGGGCELAMACHFRIASNNAKFGQPEVNLGLLPGYGGTQRLTQLIGKGRAIELMISGNMIDAATALQYGLVNYVVPQEELLAKGLNILHNIISKAPIAVGKCIAAANAVFDETKDGFAFEVEAFGECFGTKDKLEGTNAFLEKRKPVFKGE, encoded by the coding sequence ATGTATCAAACGTTGCTCACCTCCATAGAAAACGGTATTTGCATCATTACTATTAACAGGCCTGATAAATTAAATGCACTGAACAAAACAGTGATGGAAGAAATAAATACTGCTGTTGATGAAGTATACAGCAATGCTTCAATAAAAGCTGCGATCATTACAGGGTCCGGGCCAAAGAGTTTTGTGGCAGGTGCCGATATCAGTGAGTTTATCGGGCTTAGTGTGGAAGAAGGCAAAGCACTTGCAAAAAAAGGCCAGGATATATTTTTTAAGATTGAACATTCCGCAAAGCCAATCATTGCCTGTGTAAATGGCTTTGCATTGGGTGGTGGTTGCGAACTGGCGATGGCCTGTCATTTTCGCATAGCCAGTAATAATGCAAAATTTGGGCAGCCGGAAGTAAACCTTGGATTGTTGCCAGGCTATGGCGGCACACAACGTTTAACACAGCTGATCGGTAAGGGCCGCGCCATAGAACTAATGATCAGTGGTAATATGATCGATGCTGCAACTGCTTTGCAATATGGTCTTGTAAATTATGTGGTGCCACAGGAAGAATTGCTTGCAAAAGGCTTAAATATTCTGCACAATATTATTAGCAAAGCGCCAATTGCAGTTGGCAAATGTATTGCCGCCGCCAATGCTGTGTTTGATGAAACAAAAGATGGATTTGCTTTTGAAGTAGAGGCATTCGGCGAATGCTTTGGTACAAAAGACAAGTTAGAAGGCACCAATGCATTTCTTGAAAAAAGGAAACCTGTGTTTAAAGGGGAATAA
- a CDS encoding DUF1345 domain-containing protein gives MKAERFSWIKKLMALHKVGLCLAIALLVFFIIPWDMVDVLSHVMIGWLTFSLAILTIDWLVFYTTPSKQIRKQAQVQDGSRFIIFAIVLVATLASLLAVGSLLIQEKDSHKLLHIFVAVPSMLLSWSLVHTIFTVRYAHLYYGDHKEKENTPARGLDFPDEESTPNDNPDFIDFAYFSFIIGMTFQVSDVQVTSRRLRRLVLMHSLIAFGYNTVLVALTINTLAGLRSS, from the coding sequence ATGAAAGCAGAGCGTTTCTCATGGATAAAAAAATTAATGGCTTTGCATAAAGTTGGTTTATGTTTAGCAATAGCATTACTGGTCTTTTTTATTATTCCATGGGACATGGTAGATGTTTTGTCGCATGTAATGATAGGGTGGCTCACATTTAGCCTCGCCATTCTTACTATTGACTGGCTTGTTTTTTATACAACACCTTCGAAGCAAATTCGTAAACAGGCGCAGGTACAAGATGGTTCACGCTTTATAATATTTGCTATTGTATTAGTGGCAACATTGGCAAGCTTGCTGGCAGTTGGTTCTTTACTTATCCAGGAAAAAGACTCACATAAACTTCTGCATATTTTTGTTGCAGTTCCTTCTATGTTGCTTTCATGGTCATTAGTGCATACAATTTTTACTGTTCGTTATGCACACTTATATTATGGAGATCATAAAGAAAAAGAAAATACTCCTGCACGTGGCTTAGATTTTCCTGATGAAGAATCAACGCCAAATGATAACCCAGATTTTATTGATTTTGCTTATTTCTCTTTTATCATCGGCATGACCTTCCAGGTATCAGATGTGCAGGTTACCTCACGCCGTTTACGCAGGCTGGTATTAATGCACAGCCTTATTGCCTTCGGCTATAATACAGTGCTGGTGGCGCTTACTATTAATACACTTGCCGGTTTAAGAAGTAGTTGA
- a CDS encoding alpha-L-fucosidase produces the protein MRSIFTLFSLCCFVSLLHAQKTNEPVPSARQLQWQDMEFYLFTHFGPNTFTDLEWGKGTEQEEVFNPTQLDCRQWCRIAKAAGAKGIIITAKHHDGFCLWPSAYSTHTVAQSKWKDGKGDVLQELSDACKEYNLKLGIYLSPWDRNHPKYGTDEYNDVFINMMKEVVTRYGPLFEFWWDGANGEGPNGKKQIYDWHKFEQTMRTIAPNTPVFSDIGPDIRWVGNEKGFAGKTNWNLLDTAGFKRGEGSPPTDTLNSGNYNGKNWIPAECDVSIRPGWFYHANEDDKVKTPQELFDLYLKSVGRGASLLLNVPPDRRGLINEHDSAALMGFKKLRDESFATNLATNAKKETYYDNVLFKKQFFADGDVNTYERNINYKKTSYWLRFTDGQKINCIVLREAIEHGQNISGFKIELLDGAKVLQTINGTTIGRKRIITFPAAEVSAIRFIITATKDLPLISEVEVYNINDALIEKNN, from the coding sequence ATGAGAAGCATTTTTACATTATTTAGCTTATGTTGTTTTGTGTCATTGCTTCATGCGCAAAAAACAAATGAACCTGTACCTTCCGCCAGACAACTGCAATGGCAGGATATGGAGTTTTATCTCTTTACACATTTTGGTCCTAACACATTCACTGATCTTGAATGGGGCAAAGGCACAGAGCAGGAAGAAGTATTTAACCCAACACAGCTCGACTGCAGGCAATGGTGCCGCATTGCAAAAGCTGCAGGCGCAAAAGGAATTATTATTACTGCAAAACATCATGATGGTTTTTGCTTGTGGCCTAGCGCATACTCCACACATACCGTTGCGCAAAGCAAATGGAAAGACGGCAAAGGCGATGTGCTGCAGGAGCTGAGTGATGCATGCAAAGAGTACAATTTAAAACTTGGCATTTATTTATCGCCGTGGGATCGTAATCACCCAAAGTATGGAACTGATGAATACAATGATGTTTTCATAAACATGATGAAAGAAGTGGTTACACGTTATGGCCCTTTATTCGAATTTTGGTGGGATGGTGCAAATGGTGAAGGCCCTAACGGTAAGAAACAAATCTACGACTGGCATAAGTTTGAACAAACTATGAGGACCATTGCACCTAACACACCAGTGTTTAGCGATATTGGTCCAGATATTCGCTGGGTAGGTAATGAAAAAGGTTTTGCCGGAAAAACCAACTGGAATTTATTAGATACTGCTGGTTTTAAAAGAGGCGAAGGTTCGCCACCAACAGATACACTGAATAGCGGCAATTATAATGGAAAGAACTGGATTCCCGCAGAGTGCGATGTCAGCATAAGGCCGGGTTGGTTCTATCATGCGAATGAAGATGATAAAGTAAAAACACCGCAGGAACTTTTTGATCTTTATTTAAAATCTGTTGGCCGCGGAGCAAGTCTTTTATTAAATGTACCGCCAGACAGAAGGGGTCTGATAAATGAACATGACAGTGCAGCATTAATGGGTTTTAAAAAACTGCGGGATGAAAGTTTTGCAACTAATCTTGCAACCAATGCAAAGAAAGAAACCTATTATGATAATGTGCTTTTTAAAAAACAGTTCTTTGCAGATGGCGATGTAAACACTTATGAAAGAAACATCAATTATAAAAAAACATCGTATTGGCTCAGGTTTACAGACGGTCAAAAGATCAATTGTATCGTACTTCGTGAGGCAATAGAACATGGGCAAAACATTAGTGGTTTTAAAATTGAATTGCTGGATGGTGCAAAAGTTTTACAAACCATCAACGGCACCACTATTGGCAGAAAACGGATCATTACATTTCCTGCAGCAGAAGTAAGTGCTATACGTTTTATAATAACAGCCACAAAAGATCTGCCACTCATTAGCGAAGTAGAAGTGTACAATATTAATGATGCACTAATTGAAAAGAATAATTGA
- a CDS encoding sensor histidine kinase, giving the protein MFAIPKHSFFFLFILFVFPAVAFSQSETFEVTKFDETSGLQSNAINTMLQDSHGYLWFGTTTGLYRYDGYSFKVFRKIKGDNSSLPENTVLKISEDKTGRLWLGLNKEKICSYDPATGIFKNYNVTSFDTTAHVASYISMLYVDKENSVWAGLSQKGFIKLDPVTGKVEHYNIISDTNHFYSDELRVIYNSVYDMLEGDNNIYWLATHDGLYKFNASSKEIIPVRAKPLEHDQIRDDLFSVMLPDENGFWLGSWAGGLSYYNIRTNQWNTYKFDMHKTSVATTNIVSDMKYKNKKELWITSNDKGFGSFNIETRQFHFFGGDSNKENNIPGQLCYHLMIDKQDNIWLSFPVGLLKVRQDDSRFHYTGIPVTRTDNGVYWGVNSMLEDKAGRWLFTGTGFADGLHVTDKKTGSTKTFSFDVSPQEENILSVPDMMEDSKGNIWIVTRDFIYQYDQQKNKLVLITQPPPYTSTLKSNYFIHIAEDKEGKAWIASERNGVFCYDESNKTWDHYYNNATDSKHLLPSNIIKGLVVDATGRIWIGGTRGCFGYYDKTLGRFISLDVNAKPSSKVSDNRVFSLFADSNGDVWAGTDAGLSFYNTHEAFPKLNTIIDAEAGLMGNMITSIREDKKGDIWCSSASGVCRITKGTYNVTSYGARDGITANTGDNNLYAFRNGNMAIFSSAGYYVFNPAEADLKSYKVPLTITSFKIDDKEQFFNSTITAGKRYTIPSNANVVSFEYAALDLVRPDKQEYTYMLEGFDKDWVNAGKRRYAGYANLPGGDYTFKVKSTNKPGHWDSAIISIPIHVEEPFYKTWWFFVLLAIIIANSTYIFYRYKLKKQQQIMQLSGKADALEKEKALVMYESLKQHLNPHFLFNSLTSLSSLIRFDQKLAVDFLDGLSKIYRYILKSRDRETVPLMEEIKFVETFIQLQQTRFEKGLVVNINVPEEYYTYKIAPVTLQNLIENAIKHNIIDEDSPLIIDILIEDEYIVVKNNLQKKNFLETSNKQGLLNMKSLYNFLSHKPIIIEGTDQYFFVKVPLI; this is encoded by the coding sequence ATGTTTGCAATACCAAAACATAGTTTTTTTTTCCTGTTTATTTTATTTGTTTTCCCTGCAGTTGCATTTAGTCAGTCAGAAACATTTGAAGTAACAAAGTTCGATGAAACATCGGGTCTGCAGAGCAATGCCATCAATACCATGCTGCAGGATTCTCATGGCTATTTGTGGTTTGGTACTACTACTGGTTTGTACAGGTATGATGGCTATAGTTTTAAGGTATTTAGAAAAATAAAAGGCGACAATAGCTCTTTACCTGAAAATACAGTACTCAAAATTTCAGAAGACAAAACAGGCAGGTTATGGCTTGGGCTTAACAAAGAAAAGATCTGCAGTTATGACCCCGCAACAGGGATATTTAAGAATTATAATGTAACAAGTTTCGATACTACTGCGCATGTGGCATCATACATATCTATGTTATACGTTGATAAAGAAAATTCCGTTTGGGCAGGTCTTTCGCAAAAAGGTTTTATTAAGCTTGACCCTGTAACAGGTAAGGTTGAGCATTACAATATTATTTCAGACACAAACCATTTTTATTCTGATGAACTCAGGGTTATTTATAACTCTGTGTATGATATGCTGGAAGGAGATAATAATATTTACTGGCTGGCCACACATGATGGCTTATATAAATTCAATGCGTCTTCAAAAGAAATAATACCGGTACGGGCAAAACCATTGGAACATGACCAGATAAGGGACGACCTGTTCAGTGTAATGCTCCCTGATGAAAATGGTTTCTGGCTTGGTTCCTGGGCAGGCGGTTTAAGTTATTATAATATTCGCACCAACCAATGGAACACTTACAAATTTGATATGCACAAAACAAGCGTTGCTACTACAAATATTGTAAGTGATATGAAATATAAAAACAAAAAAGAATTATGGATAACCAGTAACGATAAGGGATTTGGCAGTTTTAATATAGAAACCAGGCAGTTTCATTTTTTTGGTGGTGACAGCAACAAAGAAAATAATATACCGGGACAATTATGCTACCACTTAATGATAGACAAGCAGGATAATATATGGCTTTCGTTTCCTGTTGGTTTATTAAAAGTAAGGCAGGATGATTCAAGGTTTCATTATACAGGGATACCCGTTACCCGAACTGACAATGGGGTGTATTGGGGTGTAAACAGTATGCTGGAAGACAAGGCTGGCAGATGGCTTTTTACAGGTACCGGATTTGCAGATGGGCTGCATGTGACTGATAAAAAAACAGGCAGCACTAAAACCTTTTCATTTGATGTATCGCCACAAGAAGAAAATATTCTTTCTGTACCAGATATGATGGAAGACAGTAAGGGGAATATCTGGATCGTAACGAGGGATTTTATTTATCAATATGATCAGCAAAAAAATAAGCTTGTCTTAATAACACAGCCACCTCCTTATACCAGTACGCTCAAATCAAATTACTTTATACATATTGCAGAAGACAAAGAAGGTAAGGCATGGATTGCCTCTGAACGAAATGGTGTTTTTTGTTATGATGAAAGTAACAAAACATGGGATCATTATTACAATAATGCAACAGACAGTAAACATCTTTTACCTTCAAATATTATCAAAGGTCTTGTAGTAGATGCAACGGGAAGGATATGGATAGGCGGCACAAGAGGTTGTTTTGGATATTACGATAAAACATTGGGCAGGTTTATAAGTCTTGATGTAAATGCAAAGCCTTCTTCCAAAGTATCAGACAACCGTGTCTTTTCTTTATTTGCTGACAGCAATGGTGATGTCTGGGCAGGAACGGATGCAGGCTTGTCTTTTTATAATACGCATGAAGCTTTTCCTAAACTCAATACAATTATTGATGCAGAAGCGGGCCTTATGGGCAATATGATTACAAGTATAAGGGAAGATAAAAAAGGAGATATATGGTGCAGTTCTGCTTCTGGTGTTTGCAGGATAACGAAAGGTACTTATAACGTTACCAGTTATGGCGCAAGGGATGGTATTACAGCCAACACAGGTGATAATAATCTTTATGCCTTCCGCAACGGAAATATGGCCATTTTTTCTTCTGCCGGATATTATGTTTTTAACCCTGCTGAAGCAGACCTGAAAAGCTATAAAGTTCCACTGACTATAACTTCTTTTAAAATAGATGATAAAGAACAATTTTTCAACAGTACTATAACTGCGGGTAAAAGGTATACAATACCGTCAAACGCAAATGTTGTTTCTTTTGAATATGCTGCATTGGATCTTGTAAGGCCGGATAAACAGGAATATACCTATATGCTTGAAGGTTTTGATAAAGATTGGGTAAATGCAGGCAAACGTCGCTATGCGGGTTATGCAAATTTGCCCGGGGGTGATTACACCTTCAAAGTAAAGTCAACTAATAAACCTGGTCATTGGGACAGTGCCATAATATCGATACCAATACATGTAGAAGAGCCTTTTTATAAAACATGGTGGTTCTTTGTATTGCTTGCTATCATTATAGCTAACTCAACTTATATTTTTTACCGTTACAAATTAAAAAAGCAGCAACAGATCATGCAGCTTAGCGGAAAGGCAGATGCTTTGGAAAAAGAAAAAGCATTGGTGATGTATGAAAGTCTGAAGCAACATCTTAACCCGCATTTCTTATTTAATTCACTAACATCTTTAAGTAGCCTTATACGCTTTGACCAAAAGCTTGCAGTGGATTTTTTAGATGGCCTGTCAAAGATCTATCGTTATATACTCAAAAGTCGCGACAGGGAAACTGTGCCGCTGATGGAGGAAATAAAATTCGTAGAAACCTTTATTCAACTGCAGCAAACCCGGTTTGAAAAAGGACTAGTGGTAAACATTAATGTTCCTGAAGAATATTATACCTATAAGATAGCGCCTGTTACGTTGCAGAATCTTATTGAAAATGCCATCAAGCACAATATCATTGATGAAGACTCTCCATTGATAATAGATATTCTAATCGAAGATGAATACATCGTTGTAAAGAATAATCTGCAAAAGAAAAATTTTCTTGAAACAAGCAACAAACAGGGCCTGTTAAACATGAAATCGCTTTACAATTTCCTAAGCCATAAACCTATTATTATTGAAGGAACTGATCAATATTTTTTCGTAAAAGTTCCATTAATATAA
- a CDS encoding globin domain-containing protein: protein MTEEQVILVKQSWKSFYNVDAHILGDLFYSKLFFDNPRLRKMFPESMEAQHYKLINMLTAIVRRIDDPDALAEDIKNMSMRHTGYGVKPDHYRLVGNALLWTLEKGLGNSWNEKVKDAWRAFYEMIAAMMISAGRAQMA from the coding sequence ATGACAGAGGAGCAGGTAATATTAGTAAAACAAAGTTGGAAAAGCTTCTACAATGTTGATGCGCATATTTTAGGCGATCTTTTTTACAGCAAACTTTTTTTTGATAATCCGCGTTTGCGCAAAATGTTTCCCGAATCAATGGAAGCACAGCATTACAAACTTATCAATATGCTTACTGCTATTGTGCGCAGGATCGATGATCCGGATGCATTGGCAGAGGATATAAAAAACATGTCTATGCGCCACACCGGTTATGGTGTAAAACCAGATCATTATCGTTTGGTGGGTAATGCATTGCTGTGGACATTGGAAAAAGGTCTTGGCAATAGCTGGAACGAAAAGGTGAAAGATGCCTGGCGTGCATTTTATGAAATGATCGCTGCGATGATGATAAGTGCAGGCCGTGCGCAGATGGCATAA